In Daphnia pulex isolate KAP4 chromosome 7, ASM2113471v1, one genomic interval encodes:
- the LOC124196585 gene encoding uncharacterized protein LOC124196585 isoform X2 encodes MIPVCSSFLKMAIAPFYLLLLWFNISCGSQVDDVSVAHVYADIGSNVSLPCLPQSLRSNTEVYTPAVGENSLLLWIREGKTLQHSRVEENGILTLTKITRADSGVYTCQAEESFGYSERTFTRNVAQVELHVKTTPPPPAYLTVYPSSVLALVTWKLNSTGGYPIKSVSVIYQEVTDDDWNNPAWHRTYPEELKPSITQVEIYKLHPNTTYKFRVWAINKLGPGDYAEVMATTKDTLDNQVHGSLTSTYGRIQSTSPWILTLSVLVGSVGFTVLVLAFFMLQNRRICSRRRTYDSSDDMELVTNIIVNPNYQAESDRTLLTNEQGHNDRQALLTCNFMVPRRPAVCL; translated from the exons ATGATCCCAGTTTGCTCTTCGTTTCTTAAAATGGCCATTGCACCATTTTATTTGCTCCTTTTGTGGTTCAATATCAGTTGTGGATCTCAAGTTGATGATGTGTCGGTGGCCCATGTCTACGCAGACATTGGATCTAATGTGTCTTTACCCTGCCTACCACAGAGTCTCAGATCAAACACAGAGGTTTACACCCCTGCTGTTGGCGAGAACTCTCTTTTGCTCTGGATCAGAGAGGGCAAAACCCTTCAGCACAGTAGGGTTGAAGAAAACGGGATCCTCACATTGACCAAAATCACCAGGGCAGACTCTGGTGTCTACACCTGTCAGGCAGAAGAGTCTTTCGGTTACTCTGAAAGGACTTTCACCAGAAATGTGGCTCAAGTGGAGCTCCACGTCAAAA CAACACCCCCACCTCCAGCTTATTTGACAGTCTACCCATCATCAGTGTTAGCTCTAGTCACGTGGAAACTCAACAGCACTGGAGGTTACCCAATTAAATCTGTCTCTGTCATTTACCAAGAAGTCACAGATGATGATTGGAACAATCCAGCTTGGCATCGGACATATCCTGAAGAACTAAAGCCATCAATT ACCCAAGTGGAGATTTACAAGCTGCACCCAAATACGACCTACAAATTCAGAGTATGGGCAATCAATAAACTAGGCCCAGGGGACTATGCAGAAGTCATGGCAACTACCAAAGACACCCTTGACAATCAAG TTCATGGGAGTTTGACATCGACCTATGGGCGTATCCAGTCAACAAGCCCTTGGATCCTCACCCTGTCAGTGTTGGTCGGTTCGGTCGGATTCACCGTCCTCGTCTTGGCTTTCTTTATGCTTCAAAATCGGAGAATTTGTTCGAGAA GAAGGACGTATGATTCATCTGACGATATGGAACTAGTGACCAACATCATCGTGAACCCAAATTACCAGGCGGAGAGTGACCGCACCCTTTTGACCAACGAACAAGGCCACAACGACCGTCAAGCTCTTTTGACATGTAACTTCATGGTCCCTCGTCGCCCGGCTGTTTGTTTGTGA
- the LOC124196585 gene encoding uncharacterized protein LOC124196585 isoform X1, which yields MIPVCSSFLKMAIAPFYLLLLWFNISCGSQVDDVSVAHVYADIGSNVSLPCLPQSLRSNTEVYTPAVGENSLLLWIREGKTLQHSRVEENGILTLTKITRADSGVYTCQAEESFGYSERTFTRNVAQVELHVKTTPPPPAYLTVYPSSVLALVTWKLNSTGGYPIKSVSVIYQEVTDDDWNNPAWHRTYPEELKPSITQVEIYKLHPNTTYKFRVWAINKLGPGDYAEVMATTKDTLDNQGINQLCTHLSRRRTSRPKIIPPPTFVCFSIQVHGSLTSTYGRIQSTSPWILTLSVLVGSVGFTVLVLAFFMLQNRRICSRRRTYDSSDDMELVTNIIVNPNYQAESDRTLLTNEQGHNDRQALLTCNFMVPRRPAVCL from the exons ATGATCCCAGTTTGCTCTTCGTTTCTTAAAATGGCCATTGCACCATTTTATTTGCTCCTTTTGTGGTTCAATATCAGTTGTGGATCTCAAGTTGATGATGTGTCGGTGGCCCATGTCTACGCAGACATTGGATCTAATGTGTCTTTACCCTGCCTACCACAGAGTCTCAGATCAAACACAGAGGTTTACACCCCTGCTGTTGGCGAGAACTCTCTTTTGCTCTGGATCAGAGAGGGCAAAACCCTTCAGCACAGTAGGGTTGAAGAAAACGGGATCCTCACATTGACCAAAATCACCAGGGCAGACTCTGGTGTCTACACCTGTCAGGCAGAAGAGTCTTTCGGTTACTCTGAAAGGACTTTCACCAGAAATGTGGCTCAAGTGGAGCTCCACGTCAAAA CAACACCCCCACCTCCAGCTTATTTGACAGTCTACCCATCATCAGTGTTAGCTCTAGTCACGTGGAAACTCAACAGCACTGGAGGTTACCCAATTAAATCTGTCTCTGTCATTTACCAAGAAGTCACAGATGATGATTGGAACAATCCAGCTTGGCATCGGACATATCCTGAAGAACTAAAGCCATCAATT ACCCAAGTGGAGATTTACAAGCTGCACCCAAATACGACCTACAAATTCAGAGTATGGGCAATCAATAAACTAGGCCCAGGGGACTATGCAGAAGTCATGGCAACTACCAAAGACACCCTTGACAATCAAGGTATTAACCAGCTTTGCACACATCTTTCTCGGCGACGAACAAGCCGCCCCAAAATAATACCCCCCCCcacgtttgtttgtttctccatTCAAGTTCATGGGAGTTTGACATCGACCTATGGGCGTATCCAGTCAACAAGCCCTTGGATCCTCACCCTGTCAGTGTTGGTCGGTTCGGTCGGATTCACCGTCCTCGTCTTGGCTTTCTTTATGCTTCAAAATCGGAGAATTTGTTCGAGAA GAAGGACGTATGATTCATCTGACGATATGGAACTAGTGACCAACATCATCGTGAACCCAAATTACCAGGCGGAGAGTGACCGCACCCTTTTGACCAACGAACAAGGCCACAACGACCGTCAAGCTCTTTTGACATGTAACTTCATGGTCCCTCGTCGCCCGGCTGTTTGTTTGTGA